In Tursiops truncatus isolate mTurTru1 chromosome 19, mTurTru1.mat.Y, whole genome shotgun sequence, a genomic segment contains:
- the CABP5 gene encoding calcium-binding protein 5 isoform X5, protein MIVEAWHSQQTEYVSCDSKSGFLHLEKKGIGFRGLQDPFRHSRMDVYLGKAGGERPRFKDGREEMRRGEEKQEEEIAVEWESGDGRKKERPLGPDEIEELREAFLEFDKDRDGFISCKDLGNLMRTMGYMPTEMELIELGQQIRMNLGGRVDFDDFVELMAPKLLAETAGMIGVQEMRDAFKEVITRY, encoded by the exons ATGATTGTGGAAGCCTGGCACAGTCAGCAAACTGAATATGTGAGCTGTGATTCTAAGTCTGGCTTTCTTCATCTGGAGAAGAAGGGGATTGGATTCCGTGGCCTCCAGGACCCATTTCGGCACAGCAGGATGGATGTCTATTTGGgaaaggcaggaggagagagacCAAGATTCAAGGAtgggagagaggaaatgagaagGGGTGAGGAAAAACAGGAGGAAGAAATAGCCGTGGAATGGGAGTCAGGAGATGGGAGAAAGAAG GAAAGACCACTGGGACCAGATGAGATTGAAG AGCTCCGGGAAGCATTTCTTGAGTTTGACAAGGACCGAGATGGGTTCATCTCTTGTAAGGATTTGGGGAATCTCATGAGGACAATGGGTTACATGCCCACGGAGATGGAACTGATTGAACTGGGCCAGCAAATCCGCATGAACT TGGGTGGCCGTGTAGATTTTGACGATTTTGTGGAGCTGATGGCCCCCAAATTGCTTGCAGAAACAGCTGGGATGATTGGTGTCCAGGAGATGCGAGATGCTTTCAAGGAA